TTGCCAATTTATATTCAGTTTTAATCTTTTGTCGGACTCACGCAGTACATTAATATCGGTCAAGAGTTGATAAACGAGGGTTTCGCCGAGCCAGAAGAAGCAGGGTTATGGGAAGCTTATTCAAAGTTGTCCTTATCTAATCGAAGCCACGATGTGTCGAGTATCTCAACTTCTGCATCAACTTCTCCGTTGACGAGACGAGCTCAGAGTCCCGAAACACCCACAAACATTCTACGTaaattggagtctgaatcgcCACACTCACCCATCACCGATCCTGAAACACCCGTCTCGACGATGCAGCGTAATATGGAAGTAATCGATCTTGTAACACCACAGGTGAGACTCTATATACTTCAATGTCTGTTTAAACTTTAAACGTTTGACGGCAAAGGAAACTTTTTGATCTCTTTTatcatttagaatttggagttttcaGGGCGCACGTCTGCTGTgagattatacagggtgtctactTTCAATCCCTCCACGAATTTGGCAAATGAATTACTTATTCACTTTCTCAaaactataaatctataaacgtAAGTTCTGTTTAAAAGAGGGTACTGTATTTACTTTGAAATGTACATGGAGTTGGTGTAGTTTTATTATATGGCTTTAAACAGTGTAGAAGAGGAgaatattatagaaatatggagcaacataaaaatattgttttcaaGGACATATAGTTTGTTTATCAGTATAATTGTCAGAGTATATTGAAGTAAGACACCctgtgtataaaaatattatgaagtCCTCTTTTTACCGAAAAGTTTGTGGAGTTCGCAGACATGGTCGAACAAGAAACGATTTCTTCCGTGTAATAGCGAAACGGGATCGAACGTGTAATAGAAAGTACATTGACATCCGTTTTTCCGTCTCGCCACGGAAAGCACGCTCGCTTGCGGTTAACCGTTAAATCCTCGAACACAACCGGGTCATTAGCAGCCTCTGTATCGATTTCTTTCAGAGACGACACGGTGTACCGATCGAGTTAATCGATCTTGCGACGCCGGTGAAGGACGAGACGAGTCGGTTCATCGACAATGAGAAGAAAGTAAATCGAGAGGACGGGGGCGGTGATTATCTACGAAACGGAAATAGCAATCAGCGCGACAAATCTTACGATAcacacttgaaaattgaaaaatcatcgAAAATCGCTCCGGCTGGATATGAGAGCGATCTCTCCAATGACTCGGACGAATTGGAATTGGggtaaataaatgaaacgacAAAAGAAGCTAGATACCCTAATGTTGATTTGTTAGCCATTTCCTTTAGCTTTATAGACATCGAGATCAACCATATAGAATTAGTTTTCGAAATAATATAACTCACAAGGTCTCGTGTGCTTTGCGTACTGTTCTTAGCGTATTGgagattgttttttttttctttttatttaatacgTTTCATGCCACGTAAAACAGAGACTTAATAGATTTaaaagttatattttatttaagttgcAAGTGCTTACTTTTACATTGTTTCTTCGTTTCATGAAAAGTTTGTTAATTtgattgtaattaaataatcaGAAATTAAAGTTTccatataaaattgtcaaattaagtATTACTGTTTAGTTTgtatagatttaaaaaattcaactaaaaactaaatattttttgtttctgtTTACAACGCTTTTAATAAACAATGAGTCTGTAACTTACGTAGCACGGAATGTACTAAATTCTAACTTTGTACACTCGCTTCTTTTACCTTGATAAAACCGTGTATAAATCTACATTTTGTAGTAAAAGTAGTACAAAAACACTTATTTAAGAAgtaaacttatttaaaaatacttactcaatataaatttaataatttatattgaagattgATTGTCCGGTTAGAGTTAGAAATGAAATACCACAATGACAATTGTTTTGTACGATTTGTCTTGTGAAACTATTACATTATAAAGGAGATGaatctttttaatataataagagaaatgactttGAACAGTCAGTTGGTCTCGAACAGAGTGATACATTTATAAAGTTTTTTGTACGAGTGATTTTGATCGTTGACACGCGTTTTTTATCACACagctttttatattatacatcaaAGAGCGTTGTGAATTGATATTGAATTTCTGGTAACtttatttcattgtttttttgatatttagaataaaattcatgtattttaaaattcggATAAGTGATAACGATAGGAAAGTAGTCATTCAACATCTATCTAGAAATTATTAGGGAAAGCAACAGCGCAAAAGTTTGGCTACTTTGCTCAATAAAGATGTGTTTAATCTGAAGGAAAATATTGGAAACGATGGACGATGTCAATGTCAAAATAGCGTGCAATTACTAATTATAAGAATTACTTTATGGAATTGTCAGAAAGATTTTGACAGTATTTTTTTATTcgcgtttattttgaaaagtgATAATTTCAAAGGTGATAATTGCATAGtgtgataattaaaaattgtaaaacaaaaaaaatatgaaattataaaactcgtaaatttaatgaaatctgTATTCATCAAAGccttaaatattgttattataaataccTTTCATGTTCTTTAGGAAATTTGTCGAATTGGATATCGTCCTTGATACTTACTTTTATTCAATCAATCATTCCTTTATTTGTAATTCAGTACTATAACAGAACTTCTACTACGAATCTATCGAGTTTCAGTGAACAAACACCAATGAAAACGAGAAGATATTGACTGAATCTTGTTTACGTCCGCTTAGTCGTTTAATCTCGTTTCTGTTTTGCCACTCCTTGCAAGATACATATTCAGTTTTATCGATGACCTACTATAATCGAGTGAATCTCTAATTATTTTCAACGAAACCTGTCGAATAAACTGCATATGCAATAGCTACTAGACATCTTTCTTATTGAAGTTTCATCAACAGACTTTTTAATGCCATATATTACGAAAAATAATTAGCGAGCCTTTGATCGCTGACAAGTTGTACTGTGATTAAAAGAATACGAATTTCCTTTCAAATATTAGTTATTGTTGAATTGTAAAACAATTTGCGAAACATAAATAAGATTTTAAGTATCCGAATCAAGCGTTCGAGGCTTAAAAATTGCTCATcttgggaaaatttgaaacgATAAAAGTTAAGACACGTTAAGAACAATTGAACGAAGCACCGTAAAATCCCGAATATCTTCCTAATACTTCCATATAGTTGTAGTGCTACACTTTAAGTCGTACCTCGTTTCCTCAGTAACTATGTACTTTATAAAACAAGCTGAAATTTAACACGCTGACTGCCATAAGAGTCGGTGGCCTAATATTTTATTCGTTCAGTTGAAAAATAGAGGATCCTCTTTCAACAGATCTTTGATAAGTCAAGTTAGACGTTCTCTAAATCAGTGATGGACAAAACTACCCGCTGAAATATTTACgatttctgaaattaaaaaggaaatctaaaattttaagaatttgtttaccgaaaatttagagaagttttaaaatttcgaaaagtcataaaaattttataacggTAGAATGCGGATAGAATTGCCCATCGCTCTAACTGTCTCTATTAAGAGAAAAAACCTAATTGAACTAATGGATACGGCtattttctacttttctaccagtcaacgtgttaagagACCGTACGCGTTAAATCGCTTCGCGCATAATCGCTTTCTTCGAAAAATAGCGCATAAAAAGAGAATGTAACTATTACGATGTAAAATGTCGAGGAAGACCTATGTACATAGTGGGTCgtatatttttataagaaaaGAATAAtcgaagagaaatatgtatcaTTTAGTAATTAATCAGAGAAAGATTCTTGATGTTTAACAAAACTCGTTATTGTTACTTTTAGTTATGTTTATTCTTTTGTTTTCGCGTTATTTTAAGAACAGTTGATTGATCGACTGCGACAGACACGCAAATCTGTATGATAATATAGATTCCAAGAATACATAGAAGCTTCGTTTATTTGATGTCCTGCATGAATCTGTTTACTTTCATTAACATTACTGGTGATGGGCTGATTTTGACTTCGAATATTATCTTCTAGATTTAAggtttttgaagattttggtcttgaaaatttaaaaaatctttaacaGCTCACTGATTGTATTAGATGTTTGTACCAATAGGAAGTAATTAGCataacatacattttttatcaTATGCTTAAATTCTTTGCAGCAGTCTATTACAAAAAAATAGTCAGCAATTACTCAAAAAAATAATCAGTAAATTTTGTAAGACTTTCGAGATTAACATTTTCGAAAGGTGTAAAGTTATAGTATTTTTATCTATTATCAACGAAGCTTTAAACAGTATTCAGAGATAATTTCTGTTCTGATTGCAATCTTAActcataaataaattcattacaGAACGagatattatttctttatttattataaaataaaaatgttctaaAAACGCCATTGTGCTTAATAACTATCGAAGTGCAAGAAAGAGAATATTAACCCTTCTTCACAATTGGTAAATGTAAACTTTTAGAACTTGGTTTAATAACACGAAGTTTCgaatatagtaattatattaACACATTCGCTACCACGCTCGCATATGAACGCTTGAACTTCCACAGTAGTCCCACGATGAAAAAATTATCTTAATTATCTAATTACAAATTCACGTATGcttgaaatattaacaatatcctaataaaattttcaacagcTTCAGCGTTGTAGCGAATGTGTTCTACAAATATTTGTAGAACTATGGCCGCCATAATGAAAGAAGGGTTAAAGCGCCCATCACTATTTTAATAATCGCGATGTGATCTTGTGTTTTCTCGATGATAAAATGTACAACATAAATGAAGATTCTAACGAATAAAATGATCGTTCTCTAAAGTTCTATTTATCTGTTCACCTCTAACGGAACCCTAAATCGTTTCCTTTCACTTGATCCATCGTGTTGCTTTCTCGGATTACGGCATCGTGATACCAGACCAACGATTTTTCGGGGTTTCTTGTCCACGAGTAAAAGTCGAAGCGTAGACAACCGCAAAAAGGAGAGGACAAAGCCCTCGGTGAAGAAGAGTAGTAGTGGTAGTAAGAGGACGAGGAACAAACGATATCGGAAGTTGCTGCACTGGAACAGTGAGTACAACTTGCTTGTCTGTCTACCAACAACTGATGCGTATCTGTTTTCACTGTTATCCCTTTGAGATTCTATGTCCAGTGTGACTGCTCATCGATTTCTGTTCCAGTAGACATTATGTTCATTGTCATTGACCATTGAATGTATGTTTCACTATAGATTCTCGCTATTTTGCCTACTATTCGTAGAGTAGTAGAGGAGAGGTGTTGTAGAGGTGAAGTTTTTGAAATTAGGAAGAGGGTTTTACCTTTTAGGACATTTATCAAGACGTCAAAtgaaatataactcaaattagggaattcccaaactttcaattaaaatttacaagttattgaaattgtcaaattaatgGTAGTCAAATCAAATCAAGTagcgaaaattaaattaaattgtcaaatgagCGAGCTCATAAAATGAATTGAATTCGGAGAAGAAACAAACACTGCCTAAGTTGCGTTTTATTGCTAGATACTAAAcaggaattgaaaagttggttTTATATTGGTCACCGCGATAATCATAGCAGAATAAAGTAAATATCGGGTAAGAAGCACTTGAAATAATCGTTGTCGCTTGGTGGTGTTCAGTGATCGGGGAAAATGAGAAAGCTGTGGCTGAGCGAAACGTATAAAACGATGTTAGTTCGACCACTCTCTTCAGTTCGTCTAATATCTGACCTATCGACGTCAACGAGCAGACTTGCGATGAATAATTCGGTAAATTGCTATTTCTCTTAAttatcgtatcattgtgatctgtTACTACGTTAGAAAACAATAGCAAGTTTAAAACGTTAAAACGATATCTTACACTTTTGTTGTTTTTATAAAAGTGGTCTGAATACTACCATTTTCATCTCAGGACATATGGTCAAAcctgttaaatatttcaaaaatataacatgCTTGCTTTAtgatctaaaattaaaataaaggtAACGTTTGCTACAAAGAGTTTGCtatgttcattttttaaagCATGGTCTAAATATGAAGAAacctaaaaaataaagtatttcaaaatgCAAACTCTGATATTTAGATTTCTTCCTCTGAATatctgaatgtgattgtaaattaaaaattggtaaAAGATGTCAGGGTACAGATCTTTGCAAATAATACTATATAGCTCGAATGGATACAAtgctatatttaaattttttggaACTACACTACGTGACTTAAGATCTTTCAACATATTTCAGTCATGGAAGTCGATAAAGTGTAAATAATTATGATCTTAAATTTTTTCGAATATCTCTGAAATTAAAGCCGAGCGACGGTTATATCTACAGAGAAAATTTGTTCAGAACGTCCTTGATagcatatttcaaggtcattgaaaTCGGTGAGGTGTAcactttataatatattttttaatgcattAACTGATTCAATTTATCGATTATTACAAAAGAGTATTAAGCTATTTAATACAGtttagtataaataataaactcGTGTTAATCTTCAGtttattttgtcaaaaatatttttcgagttttaaagacattttaaattgaaattttaagtaatttaattttgtcacGAAATATATTTACTTAAGTATACATATTTGGCGGTAAATAAACAGTGCGTGGGATAATTGAAATTTTCCTGTTAAATTTGTCCAAGGATGGGTCTTTGTAATTGCAATCCGTTACCTTGACCTTTTTCGCGTATCTCTCGGGtctgatattaaataattacgcATTCGTGCTTGAAGTGCCTCATCGAAACCTGCATCGTTACTCGAATCGACGGGAAGAAAATTATTGTACATGGAACGAACCATCTTTCCGATGTCGTTAACAAATAGTTCAGTAAAATTAACTTGAACGCAACCAAGCACTGCAGAAGTTTAATTAAGTACCGTCGATCGTTGTCACTGAATTATCTTTCATTCCGAAAGAACCTTGACTTCTTTGATGTCTTAAAGTTAAATATTGAGAAACTAAAATGCAGTGGAAAGAACACAAATTAGAttctttttacaattataatatatgattattttacagattttgaaattttgtagagAGATACGTTACGTGTTtttattttagaactttggaaatgtagcaatttgggatgtgcaaaatttttaatctaaagATTCCaaggtatggaaatttggaagctggaaaatttgacaatttgagaactcAGAACTTGTTTAGTATAGGCatttggagatatgaaaattagaaaatttacacatttaaaagtttgacaatttggggattcagaactTGTTTAGTATAGGCatttggagatatgaaaattagaaaatttacacatttaaaagtttgacaatttggggattcagaactTGTTTAGTATAGGCatttggagatatgaaaattagaaaatttacacatctgaaagtttgacaatttggggattcggaactTGTTTAGTATAGACatttggagatatgaaaattagaaaacttacaCATTTGGAAGTTTCGCAGTTTGaggatttcaaatttgaatatttacaaattcttagtctgagaatctgaaaaattgacaaattgagaactagagaatttgacaatttcaagcttacaaaattccctaaaactgAAAGCAAAGGAAACCTCTGTTGCAGCTTAATCCAGTACTCTCTATAATACTTGAATATCCTTTACAAATCATGATACCaaacttacataaaaattaGTCTACCTGATTCAAATTTTAACTAACAAGGAGTTAAATATCTTATACTATTTCAGATAGTAACGTTGCTTCTGCTATGCGGCGTTTATGGTGTTTTGGCCGGGCGTCGCTACATCGCTATTCCAATCGATGGTGTCGATGTGATCGAACTGAGTCCCGTCTCGATACCTGTACCCAGGATCACTCGACAAACCGAGGCATATATACCCGTAGAAGTTCCTAATGTCTCTCAGGAGGAGCTGAAGAATCCTCGAGCTGAAAGATCGACCGCTCACATCTTGGATTACGTGGATTTCGGTGGACAAACTAACTCTAATGGCGCATTCAGTTGGTACGCTGATTACCCAGCTCATCATTGATCAACCTAAATCGATAGACCCTACAAACGAATGTACGAATCTACGAATTCGAATTTCGAAACTCAAGGAATGGAAATGTTATACGTATACTCAATCATTCTATCGTTTGATGAATTTTCACCCAGATCCACTAATTGACTATGGTAcaatgattatgatcgaattCATACTTCAAGCttctgttattaaaaatttctgatatt
Above is a window of Megachile rotundata isolate GNS110a chromosome 1, iyMegRotu1, whole genome shotgun sequence DNA encoding:
- the LOC105661791 gene encoding uncharacterized protein LOC105661791; its protein translation is MRKLWLSETYKTMLVRPLSSVRLISDLSTSTSRLAMNNSIVTLLLLCGVYGVLAGRRYIAIPIDGVDVIELSPVSIPVPRITRQTEAYIPVEVPNVSQEELKNPRAERSTAHILDYVDFGGQTNSNGAFSWYADYPAHH